The Arachis hypogaea cultivar Tifrunner chromosome 16, arahy.Tifrunner.gnm2.J5K5, whole genome shotgun sequence genome contains a region encoding:
- the LOC140180073 gene encoding secreted RxLR effector protein 161-like, whose amino-acid sequence MDYSTQLSKSTGTPLANNTEYRKLIGRLLYLANTRPEISYAVGKLSQFLECPTDKHFDAGLRVLRYLKSAPAQGLFFSTKSDLEVTGYSDSDWAACPDSRRSVSGYCFFLGTSLITWKSKKQNVVARSSAEAEYRALAGATCEAQWITFITKELKLNLAKPIAIYCDSQAALHIAANSVFHERTKHIEVDCHIVHDKSKENVTKLLPIRTTEQTADILTKALSPKLFSACHSKLRLLDIHTPSLREGVT is encoded by the coding sequence ATGGATTACTCAACACAACTCTCTAAATCAACGGGAACACCACTTGCCAACAACACTGAGTATAGAAAGCTAATAGGGAGACTACTCTACTTAGCAAATACAAGACCAGAAATAAGCTATGCAGTAGGAAAGCTAAGCCAATTCCTCGAATGCCCCACTGACAAGCATTTTGATGCAGGATTGAGAGTGCTGCGTTACCTAAAGTCTGCACCAGCTCAAGGACTATTTTTCTCTACAAAGTCAGACCTTGAAGTGACAGGGTACTCAGATAGTGATTGGGCAGCATGCCCAGATTCTCGAAGATCAGTATCTGGCTATTGTTTCTTTTTAGGAACAAGCTTGATCACAtggaaaagcaagaaacaaaacgTGGTAGCACGCTCTTCAGCAGAAGCAGAGTATAGAGCCCTGGCAGGGGCTACTTGTGAAGCTCAGTGGATAACCTTCATAACAAAGGAACTGAAACTAAACTTGGCAAAACCAATAGCCATATACTGTGATAGCCAAGCAGCTCTGCATATCGCAGCCAACTCTGTCTTCCACGAAAGAACGAAGCACATAGAGGTAGATTGCCACATTGTGCACGACAAATCGAAGGAGAATGTAACAAAATTGCTGCCCATTAGAACTACAGAGCAAACAGCGGATATCCTTACAAAAGCTTTGAGTCCAAAGCTGTTCTCAGCATGTCATAGCAAGCTTCGGCTCTTGGACATTCACACGCCTAGCTTGAGGGAGGGTGTGACTTAA